In one Gemmatimonadota bacterium genomic region, the following are encoded:
- a CDS encoding AMP-binding protein codes for MNIAAALPDMAARQPDRMAIAWPDGRGGFSERTFRELDEDSSRLATALTAYGIGRGMRTVLMVPPSWDFFALTFGLFKAGIVPVMVDPGMGLRSLKACLSEAEPEAFIGIPKAHAARIVLGWGKDTIRLRVTAGRRLSWGGTTLAKLRASTLDLMEPVETSEDDVAAILFTSGSTGVPKGAVYTHGNFLAQVELLRKTYGIEPGEVDLPTFPLFALFDPALGMSAVIPEMDPTRPANVDPEKILTAIQRYGVTNTFASPALLHRVGSYGAAHDVKLPTLRRVISAGAPAQPTVLECFSRMLPEGTEIHTPYGATEALPVSSIGSRAILAETAAQTKLGRGVCVGLPVERVHVRVIGIDDEPIPTWSDDLELPTGEVGEFTVKGSQVSRAYYGRDHATALAKIADPEGGFWHRMGDVGYVDEQGRLWFCGRKAHRVQLEGETLYSLQCEGVFNAHPDVYRTALVGVQRDGRTLPVLCVELLKDHPVDRAKTEAELRATAAGNERTRSIDTFLFHADFPVDIRHNAKIFREKLAVWATSQLS; via the coding sequence ATGAACATCGCCGCCGCGCTGCCGGACATGGCCGCGCGCCAGCCCGATAGAATGGCGATCGCGTGGCCCGACGGGCGAGGCGGGTTCTCTGAGCGCACTTTTCGCGAGCTGGACGAGGACAGCAGCCGTCTCGCGACAGCGCTGACGGCGTACGGCATCGGACGCGGCATGCGCACCGTCCTGATGGTGCCGCCGAGTTGGGACTTCTTCGCGCTCACATTCGGCCTCTTCAAGGCGGGCATCGTTCCCGTGATGGTGGACCCCGGTATGGGTCTCAGGAGCTTGAAGGCGTGCCTCTCAGAAGCGGAGCCGGAGGCCTTCATCGGCATCCCCAAAGCCCACGCGGCACGAATAGTCCTGGGCTGGGGCAAGGACACGATCCGGCTGCGGGTCACCGCCGGGCGCAGGCTCTCTTGGGGCGGAACGACGCTCGCGAAGCTCCGCGCCAGCACCCTCGATCTCATGGAGCCGGTCGAGACGTCGGAGGACGACGTCGCCGCGATCTTGTTCACGAGCGGCTCCACAGGCGTGCCCAAGGGTGCCGTCTACACGCACGGGAATTTCCTGGCCCAGGTGGAGCTGCTGAGGAAGACGTATGGGATCGAACCGGGGGAGGTCGACCTACCCACCTTTCCGCTGTTCGCCCTCTTCGATCCTGCGCTGGGCATGAGCGCAGTCATCCCGGAGATGGACCCCACACGTCCGGCGAACGTGGATCCGGAGAAGATCCTCACCGCCATCCAGAGGTACGGCGTCACCAACACGTTCGCCTCACCGGCGCTTCTGCACCGCGTGGGAAGCTACGGCGCCGCGCACGACGTAAAGCTGCCGACTCTCCGCCGAGTGATCTCGGCAGGGGCCCCGGCACAGCCCACGGTGCTGGAATGCTTCAGCCGCATGCTCCCCGAGGGCACCGAAATTCATACGCCCTACGGCGCGACCGAGGCGCTGCCGGTCAGCTCCATAGGGAGCCGGGCCATCCTCGCGGAGACCGCCGCCCAGACGAAGCTGGGCCGAGGTGTCTGCGTGGGCCTTCCGGTGGAGCGTGTGCACGTGCGGGTCATCGGAATCGACGACGAGCCGATCCCGACCTGGTCCGACGATCTGGAGCTGCCCACCGGAGAGGTGGGGGAGTTCACCGTGAAGGGAAGCCAAGTGAGTCGCGCATACTACGGGCGGGATCACGCCACCGCGCTGGCGAAGATCGCCGATCCCGAAGGCGGCTTTTGGCACCGCATGGGGGACGTGGGCTACGTGGACGAGCAGGGACGACTCTGGTTCTGTGGCCGAAAGGCCCACCGGGTCCAGCTCGAAGGCGAGACTCTTTACTCGCTACAGTGCGAGGGCGTCTTCAATGCCCACCCGGACGTGTATCGGACTGCGCTGGTCGGCGTGCAGCGGGATGGACGCACGCTTCCGGTACTCTGCGTGGAGCTGCTCAAGGACCACCCGGTGGACCGCGCCAAGACGGAAGCAGAGCTTCGCGCCACGGCCGCCGGCAACGAGCGAACGCGGAGCATCGACACGTTCCTCTTCCATGCGGACTTCCCCGTGGACATCCGCCACAACGCGAAGATCTTCCGCGAGAAGCTGG
- a CDS encoding alpha/beta fold hydrolase, with translation MHYLDEGAGTPVLMVHGNPTWSYYYRHLVLALRDRHRVIVPDHVGCGLSDKPDDDSYPYRLERRVQDLERLVDHAKLDGKVTLVVHDWGGMIGMAWAARHPERIERLVILNSAAFHLPAGKRVPLSLRLARSALGGFLVRRLNLFSRGALRYCATQRRLTKGERSAYLAPYDSWDHRLAVHRFIQDIPLRPTDPGYDVVSEVQASLRHFQDTPTLLLWGLRDFVFDPDYLKEWERRMPHARTHRYEGAGHYILEDARDEVRSLVEAFVAEAEPS, from the coding sequence ATGCACTACTTGGACGAAGGCGCAGGTACCCCCGTGCTCATGGTGCACGGCAACCCCACCTGGTCGTACTACTACCGCCACCTGGTGCTCGCGCTTCGGGACAGACACAGGGTCATCGTGCCCGACCACGTCGGGTGCGGACTCTCGGACAAGCCGGATGACGACTCGTACCCGTACCGTCTCGAACGCCGGGTGCAGGACCTAGAGCGCCTCGTCGACCACGCGAAGCTGGACGGGAAGGTCACGCTGGTCGTGCACGACTGGGGGGGCATGATCGGCATGGCCTGGGCTGCGCGTCACCCCGAACGAATCGAGCGCCTGGTGATCCTGAACAGCGCAGCCTTCCATCTACCTGCCGGCAAGCGAGTGCCGCTCTCTCTGCGCCTCGCCCGGTCGGCGCTCGGCGGCTTCCTCGTGCGCAGGCTGAACCTGTTCAGCCGCGGCGCCCTCCGGTACTGCGCCACACAGCGACGGCTCACAAAAGGTGAGCGCAGCGCCTACCTGGCGCCGTACGATTCATGGGATCACCGCCTGGCCGTGCACCGCTTCATCCAGGACATCCCTCTCCGACCCACCGACCCGGGCTACGACGTCGTGAGCGAGGTCCAGGCGAGCCTCAGGCACTTCCAGGACACTCCGACCCTGCTGCTTTGGGGCCTGCGTGACTTCGTATTCGACCCGGACTACCTGAAGGAGTGGGAGCGGCGAATGCCCCACGCCCGGACGCACAGGTATGAGGGAGCCGGCCACTACATACTGGAGGACGCCCGCGACGAGGTGCGCTCGCTCGTGGAGGCGTTCGTGGCCGAAGCGGAGCCTTCGTGA
- a CDS encoding 3-oxoacyl-ACP synthase III, which translates to MRYDKVHLEAIGYELAPVVVTSDELEERLEPLYKQLHVPEGSLEALTGIKERRWWEPNHSLSRSAAAAAKKALARSGVPAEALETVVYAGVCREHFEPATACAVAAELGVQGAVSVYDISNACLGILNGVLEIANRIELGQIRAGIVVSAETAREIVDVTIERMLREATMATYTEGLATLTGGSGAVAVLITDGSFGNGGTHRVLGGSQRAAPEHNDLCRWGLEDAPTLHRVEPLPQWMYTDAASVLQHGVTLAKETWQDFLHQMAWEADHVDRVICHQVGAAHRDTILGSIGIDPQKDFSTFPYLGNIGTVSLPLTAALAEEREVLGPGDRVAFLGIGSGLNCIMLGVEW; encoded by the coding sequence ATGAGGTACGACAAGGTTCATCTCGAAGCCATCGGCTACGAGCTCGCGCCCGTCGTCGTCACGTCCGACGAGCTCGAGGAGCGCCTCGAGCCGCTCTACAAGCAGCTGCACGTCCCGGAGGGCTCTCTCGAGGCGCTCACCGGCATCAAAGAGCGTCGTTGGTGGGAGCCGAACCATTCGCTGTCCAGGAGCGCTGCCGCGGCGGCGAAGAAGGCGCTCGCCAGATCCGGAGTCCCCGCCGAGGCGCTGGAGACGGTGGTGTACGCCGGTGTCTGCCGCGAGCACTTCGAGCCCGCTACCGCGTGCGCCGTGGCCGCGGAGTTGGGCGTGCAGGGCGCCGTGTCCGTCTACGACATCAGCAACGCGTGCCTCGGTATCCTCAACGGCGTTCTCGAGATCGCCAACCGGATCGAGCTGGGCCAGATTCGCGCAGGCATCGTCGTCTCGGCCGAAACCGCGAGAGAGATCGTGGACGTCACCATCGAGCGGATGCTGCGCGAGGCCACGATGGCTACCTACACCGAGGGCCTGGCCACGCTCACTGGCGGCTCCGGCGCGGTCGCGGTGCTCATCACCGATGGCTCCTTCGGCAACGGGGGTACGCACCGCGTGCTCGGAGGCTCGCAGCGCGCGGCTCCCGAGCACAATGATCTGTGCCGCTGGGGCCTCGAAGACGCACCTACCCTACACCGCGTCGAGCCGCTGCCGCAGTGGATGTACACGGATGCCGCGTCGGTCCTGCAGCACGGCGTCACCCTGGCGAAGGAAACGTGGCAGGACTTCCTGCATCAGATGGCCTGGGAAGCCGACCACGTGGACCGGGTGATCTGCCACCAGGTGGGCGCGGCTCACAGGGACACGATCCTCGGGTCGATCGGCATCGACCCCCAGAAGGACTTCTCGACCTTCCCCTACCTGGGCAACATCGGCACTGTGTCGCTCCCGTTGACTGCCGCGCTGGCGGAGGAGAGAGAGGTCCTCGGGCCGGGCGACCGCGTGGCCTTCCTGGGTATCGGAAGTGGTCTGAACTGCATCATGCTCGGAGTGGAGTGGTAG
- a CDS encoding type I polyketide synthase yields the protein MSERLDIAIVGFGGVFPGAQSPQDFWSNIERGNDAAVEVPSRRWYLDPDEAYSPEIATADRVYSRRVGLLGEIDLDTDDLGIDADLLERLDPMFRVALRAAQMAVADGLPETLDRDRTGVIFGNIVLPTDASSALALETLGRSFAERLGQVGPEPEATEPLNRYVAGLPAGLVAHALGLRGGSYTLDAACASSLYALKLACDELVSGRADAMLAGGVSRPSSLYTQMGFSQLRALSPSGRCSPFDRLADGLVVGEGAGLFLLKRRVDAERDGDRVHAVIRGIGLSNDVGGSLMSPDSEGQLRAMQAAYEQAGWAPEDVDLIECHGTGTPAGDKAELRSLQALWADVPLRERPCIIGSVKSNVGHLLTAAAAAGLAKVLLALKAETLPPTANFETPADDDLLTGPFRVLSKGEPWLRRSDGSPRRAAISAFGFGGINAHVLLEEWRPGVHAVVAARSPHSDPIAIVGMDAHFGPWEGLRAFQERVLGGDPEIQPSTPTRWWGATECDWFEGLGLHANDFRGHYIDRLEIPQGRFRIPPRELEEMLPQQLLMLNVMANAIEDAGFEAQERVRSGVFIGIALDLNTTNFHFRWSVDEGVRANTVPPLTANRTMGALGGIVASRIAREFRVGGPSFTISSEETSGMRALEVAVRALQGRELDSCFVGAVDLAGDVRAVLATHALHHYSASGRARPFDADADGAVVGEGAAALVLKRLEDAERDGDRIYAVFRGFGANSGGSAQRPMPTPDTYSRALVRAYEDADLDPSLVGYVEAHGSGNHIEDRIETEALCSFFSPRHMAPVRHLGSVKADVGHAGAAAALASVVKAALCLYQEVLPAVRGLRSVRADLSPRDFLLAREPQYWLRNRADGPRRAGVSAFGVDGGCCHLVLEEHEDSKGAATLPERRQPLGARSEALFAVEADDISLLGARLAALTTHARHEAEPIELLARDWFRKVGQSPDAKLGLSLVARSREELLRLADAAGAMLRGEADDSTLPESNRILWNFHPLGGHGRLAFVFPGSGNHYTGMGRELAVEWPEIARRQDAETLYLPQQLLPDRFWNASSSKDLGDDERAFIIAQVALGTVVSDLVRSFGVEPGSVLGYSLGEPAGLFSLRAWGDREMMLARLMESSLFTDDLAGRCDSIRKSWGLTEYEEVDWVTGVVDRAAAAVRGVLDAEERVYLLIINTPAECVIGGDRRRVAAVVDALHCNFHALEGVPTVHCAVAEPVAKEYHDFHLFPTTAPAGVRFFSAAAGDVYDVTRESAADSILEQAVRGFDFPRLIERAYDQGVRIFLEMGPGSSCTRMIARILEGRPHVAQSALSAHKGDVSSLLRLLGRLIAERIHVDLQPLYGVETRALGHRSVLREASSALRIPIGGDPFHIRWRGPQMEPAVSHAQPSPVPASAPLDAAGPTPAPGAMPPVPVVQTAAASAPAATLIEFPALASGGVLLAADPTLLAGLSASSEARAQAHSTYLRTAHDLDRALQETAALQFRLVEQLLAAPATRTPLSPPTALDREACLEFAVGSIGKVLGESYASIDEHATRVRLPDEPLMLVDRILSIEGEPHSMTGGRVVTEHDVGVRPWYLSCGAIPTCIAVESGQADLFLAGWLGIDAQTDGLAVYRLLDAVVTFHDHLPEPGKVIRYDINIERFFRQGETWLFYFGFEATVDGRPLLSMREGCAGFFTIEELEAGQGIVRTKIDQQPRPGVLPEGWTNLAPMRAGDSYDEEQIAALRRGDLTTCFGPTFADLPIGTPETLPSGLMELVHRVTHVDPEGGRFGIGMIRGEADIHPDDWFLTCHFSDDMVMPGTLMYECCLHTLRIYLLRMGWVGEVGKVRYEPVPGVKSRLKCRGQVTETTRRVTYEIEVKELGYRPEPYAIVDALMYADGRPVVEIADMSMRLTGLVREDVEALWHPREKRVLYDQESILAFAIGKPSEAFGDRYLPFDEERAIARLPGPPYAFMDRVVDTVGAAWDLEAGAAATVEYDVPTDGWYFESNRQADMPFAVLLEVALQPCGWLAAYCGSALTSETDLRFRNLGGRAVQRRAVRPDSGTLTTEVRLTDVSHSGGMIIERFDMRMTDAQGVVFEGDTYFGFFSAESLADQIGIREAEKYEPTQAEMTQAVSFGYPTEAPHPDEGFRMLASIDVLLREGGPHGLGFVRGSIPVDSEAWFFKAHFMHDPVWPGSLGCESFLQLLKAYATDRWHVDADTAWRTNGLGREHNWTYRGQVLPTDARVEVEAVITEVDDEAGRVIASGYLTVDGRTIYHMGDFSVEIVGEAE from the coding sequence GTGAGTGAACGCCTCGACATAGCCATCGTCGGCTTCGGGGGGGTCTTCCCCGGCGCCCAGAGCCCGCAGGACTTCTGGAGCAACATCGAGCGCGGCAACGACGCCGCCGTCGAGGTTCCGTCCCGGCGTTGGTACCTCGATCCGGACGAGGCGTATTCACCGGAGATCGCCACCGCGGACCGGGTCTACTCACGCCGCGTTGGCCTTTTGGGTGAGATCGATCTCGACACCGACGACCTGGGGATCGACGCAGACCTCTTGGAGCGGCTGGACCCCATGTTTCGGGTGGCGTTGCGCGCCGCGCAGATGGCGGTGGCAGACGGCCTGCCCGAAACCCTCGACCGGGATCGTACCGGCGTCATCTTCGGCAACATCGTCCTGCCCACGGACGCGTCCTCAGCTCTGGCGCTGGAGACCCTCGGCCGGAGCTTTGCGGAGCGCCTCGGGCAGGTCGGCCCTGAGCCCGAGGCCACCGAGCCCCTCAATCGCTATGTCGCGGGACTTCCCGCGGGCCTGGTGGCACACGCTCTGGGCCTACGCGGCGGCAGCTACACGCTGGACGCGGCATGCGCGTCGTCCCTCTACGCTTTGAAGCTCGCGTGCGACGAACTCGTGTCAGGCCGTGCTGACGCCATGCTCGCTGGAGGGGTCTCCCGGCCGTCATCGCTCTATACTCAGATGGGCTTCAGCCAGTTGCGCGCCCTCTCACCCAGCGGCCGATGCTCACCCTTCGACCGCTTGGCAGACGGCCTCGTGGTGGGGGAAGGTGCGGGGCTTTTCCTGCTCAAGCGACGCGTGGACGCGGAGCGCGACGGGGACCGGGTCCACGCCGTCATCCGTGGAATCGGCCTGAGCAACGACGTGGGCGGCAGCCTCATGTCACCGGATTCCGAGGGACAGCTCCGCGCCATGCAGGCCGCCTACGAGCAGGCCGGCTGGGCACCGGAGGACGTCGACCTCATCGAATGTCACGGCACGGGCACCCCCGCCGGAGACAAGGCGGAACTCCGGAGCCTACAAGCACTCTGGGCCGACGTGCCGCTCCGGGAGCGGCCCTGCATCATCGGGTCGGTGAAGTCCAACGTGGGCCACCTGCTCACCGCTGCCGCTGCCGCGGGGCTGGCGAAGGTCCTGCTCGCCCTGAAGGCCGAGACACTGCCGCCGACCGCGAACTTCGAGACACCGGCAGACGACGACCTGCTTACCGGTCCCTTCCGGGTGCTCTCCAAAGGCGAGCCCTGGCTACGACGCTCCGACGGGTCACCCCGACGCGCCGCCATCAGCGCGTTCGGCTTCGGCGGGATCAACGCCCATGTGCTTCTCGAGGAGTGGCGGCCGGGCGTGCACGCGGTGGTTGCCGCGCGATCACCCCATTCCGACCCTATCGCCATCGTTGGCATGGACGCTCACTTCGGTCCATGGGAGGGCCTGCGCGCGTTCCAGGAGCGTGTGCTCGGCGGCGATCCGGAGATACAGCCCTCCACGCCGACGCGCTGGTGGGGCGCCACCGAGTGCGACTGGTTCGAGGGCCTCGGGCTGCACGCGAACGACTTCCGCGGCCACTACATCGATCGGCTGGAGATTCCCCAGGGTCGGTTCCGCATTCCTCCCAGGGAGTTGGAGGAGATGCTTCCGCAGCAGCTCCTCATGCTCAACGTCATGGCGAACGCCATCGAGGACGCGGGCTTCGAGGCCCAAGAGCGGGTACGCTCCGGCGTCTTCATCGGCATCGCGCTCGACCTCAACACGACCAACTTCCATTTCCGCTGGTCGGTGGACGAAGGCGTCCGCGCCAACACTGTGCCACCTCTTACGGCCAACCGCACCATGGGGGCGTTGGGAGGCATCGTCGCCAGTCGCATCGCTCGAGAGTTCCGCGTCGGTGGTCCCAGCTTCACGATCTCCAGCGAGGAGACGTCGGGCATGCGTGCGTTGGAGGTCGCCGTCCGAGCGCTGCAGGGGCGTGAGTTGGACAGCTGCTTCGTAGGCGCGGTGGATCTCGCCGGCGACGTGCGCGCAGTACTCGCAACTCACGCGCTCCACCACTACTCGGCAAGCGGGCGCGCGCGTCCCTTCGACGCGGACGCGGATGGTGCGGTGGTGGGCGAGGGAGCCGCGGCCTTGGTGCTCAAACGCTTGGAGGACGCGGAACGCGACGGCGACCGAATCTACGCCGTGTTCCGCGGATTCGGCGCGAACTCGGGGGGCTCAGCCCAGCGGCCCATGCCCACTCCCGACACGTATTCGCGAGCCCTCGTGCGCGCCTACGAAGACGCGGATCTCGATCCGTCCCTAGTCGGCTACGTCGAGGCGCACGGAAGCGGGAACCACATCGAGGACCGCATCGAGACCGAGGCGCTCTGCTCGTTCTTCTCGCCACGACACATGGCACCCGTGCGCCATCTCGGCAGCGTGAAGGCCGACGTGGGACACGCAGGCGCCGCCGCCGCGCTCGCCTCGGTGGTCAAGGCGGCACTCTGCCTCTACCAGGAGGTGCTGCCGGCCGTACGCGGGCTACGCTCGGTGCGGGCTGACCTCTCACCGAGGGATTTCCTGCTCGCGAGGGAGCCCCAATACTGGCTGAGAAACCGCGCCGACGGCCCCCGCCGCGCTGGTGTCAGCGCGTTCGGTGTCGACGGAGGCTGCTGCCACCTCGTGCTAGAGGAGCACGAGGACAGCAAGGGCGCGGCCACGCTCCCGGAGCGGCGCCAACCCCTCGGTGCGCGCAGCGAGGCACTCTTCGCCGTGGAAGCCGACGACATCTCTCTGCTGGGAGCGCGGCTCGCCGCTCTCACGACCCACGCGCGCCACGAGGCCGAGCCCATCGAGCTGCTCGCGCGCGACTGGTTCCGAAAGGTCGGCCAGAGTCCAGACGCCAAGCTCGGCCTGTCCCTCGTGGCGCGCTCACGCGAGGAACTGCTACGCCTTGCAGACGCGGCGGGCGCCATGCTGCGCGGTGAGGCCGACGACAGCACCCTCCCAGAGTCGAACCGCATCCTCTGGAACTTCCACCCGCTGGGCGGGCACGGCAGACTCGCCTTCGTTTTCCCGGGGTCGGGCAATCACTACACCGGCATGGGACGCGAGTTGGCGGTGGAGTGGCCGGAGATCGCTCGCAGGCAAGACGCCGAGACGCTCTACCTTCCGCAACAGCTCTTGCCCGACCGCTTCTGGAACGCGTCGTCCAGCAAAGATCTGGGCGATGACGAGCGGGCGTTCATCATCGCCCAGGTCGCGCTGGGCACGGTGGTTTCCGACCTGGTGCGCTCCTTCGGCGTTGAGCCTGGCAGCGTGTTGGGCTACAGCCTCGGAGAACCCGCCGGACTCTTCTCGCTACGCGCTTGGGGGGACCGGGAGATGATGCTCGCTCGCCTCATGGAGAGCTCCCTCTTCACCGACGATTTGGCGGGCCGCTGCGACAGTATTCGCAAGAGCTGGGGCCTGACGGAGTACGAGGAGGTGGACTGGGTCACCGGCGTGGTGGATCGTGCAGCCGCGGCAGTGCGTGGCGTGCTCGACGCGGAGGAACGCGTCTACCTCCTCATCATCAACACGCCCGCGGAGTGCGTCATCGGAGGAGACCGCAGGCGCGTGGCCGCCGTAGTGGACGCCCTGCACTGCAACTTCCACGCGCTCGAGGGCGTGCCCACGGTGCACTGCGCGGTCGCCGAGCCTGTGGCCAAGGAGTACCACGACTTCCACCTCTTCCCGACGACGGCTCCAGCCGGAGTGCGCTTCTTCAGCGCCGCGGCGGGAGACGTCTACGATGTGACCAGGGAGAGCGCGGCCGACAGCATTCTCGAGCAAGCCGTGCGGGGCTTCGACTTCCCGAGGCTCATCGAGCGGGCGTACGATCAGGGGGTCCGTATCTTCCTGGAGATGGGCCCGGGCTCCTCGTGCACGCGCATGATCGCGCGCATCCTCGAGGGCCGCCCACACGTCGCTCAGTCTGCGCTGAGCGCTCACAAGGGTGACGTGTCTTCGCTGCTGCGCTTGCTGGGTCGGCTCATCGCTGAGCGAATCCACGTGGACCTACAGCCTCTCTACGGCGTCGAGACCAGAGCGCTCGGCCATCGCAGCGTCCTGCGCGAGGCCTCATCGGCGCTGCGGATCCCCATCGGCGGCGACCCGTTCCATATCCGCTGGCGCGGCCCGCAGATGGAGCCTGCTGTGTCCCACGCGCAGCCTTCCCCGGTGCCCGCCTCTGCTCCGCTGGATGCAGCGGGGCCGACACCCGCGCCCGGCGCTATGCCACCTGTGCCAGTAGTGCAGACCGCGGCAGCCTCCGCCCCGGCAGCGACGCTGATTGAGTTTCCCGCTCTGGCGTCCGGGGGCGTGCTCCTCGCCGCCGACCCGACACTGCTGGCGGGGCTGAGCGCCTCGAGCGAGGCCCGGGCTCAAGCGCATAGCACCTACCTGCGCACCGCCCACGACCTCGACCGCGCGCTGCAGGAGACCGCGGCCCTCCAGTTCCGGCTTGTCGAGCAGTTGCTGGCTGCCCCTGCGACGCGGACGCCTCTCTCCCCGCCCACTGCACTCGATCGCGAGGCGTGCCTGGAGTTCGCAGTCGGGTCCATCGGCAAGGTACTGGGAGAGTCGTACGCGTCCATCGACGAACACGCCACGCGAGTCCGCCTGCCGGACGAGCCGCTCATGCTGGTGGACCGCATCCTCAGCATCGAGGGCGAGCCGCACTCCATGACCGGCGGACGTGTCGTGACGGAGCACGACGTAGGCGTGCGCCCCTGGTACCTGAGCTGCGGCGCGATCCCGACATGCATCGCCGTCGAGTCGGGACAGGCCGACCTCTTTCTCGCCGGCTGGCTGGGCATCGACGCACAGACCGACGGCTTGGCCGTGTATCGCCTCCTGGATGCTGTGGTGACGTTCCACGACCACCTGCCAGAACCGGGCAAGGTCATCCGGTACGACATCAACATCGAGCGCTTCTTCCGCCAGGGTGAGACGTGGCTCTTCTACTTCGGCTTCGAGGCGACGGTGGACGGCCGTCCGCTCCTATCCATGCGCGAGGGCTGCGCGGGCTTCTTCACGATCGAGGAACTCGAGGCGGGCCAGGGCATCGTGCGAACCAAGATCGACCAACAGCCCCGACCGGGTGTCCTGCCGGAGGGCTGGACGAACCTCGCGCCCATGCGGGCCGGCGACTCCTACGACGAGGAGCAGATCGCGGCATTGCGCCGGGGCGACCTCACAACGTGCTTCGGTCCGACCTTCGCGGACCTGCCTATCGGCACGCCGGAGACGCTGCCCAGTGGGCTCATGGAGCTCGTGCACCGGGTGACCCACGTGGATCCCGAGGGCGGCCGCTTCGGCATAGGGATGATCCGCGGGGAAGCCGACATCCACCCCGACGACTGGTTCCTGACCTGCCACTTCAGCGACGACATGGTCATGCCGGGCACGCTCATGTACGAGTGCTGTCTGCACACGCTGCGCATCTATCTGCTACGCATGGGGTGGGTGGGAGAAGTGGGTAAGGTCCGGTACGAACCGGTGCCCGGCGTGAAGAGCCGTCTGAAGTGCCGGGGCCAGGTCACCGAGACCACGCGGCGCGTCACGTATGAGATCGAGGTCAAGGAGCTCGGCTACCGGCCGGAGCCCTACGCCATCGTCGACGCGCTCATGTACGCCGACGGCAGGCCCGTCGTCGAGATCGCGGACATGTCCATGCGGCTCACGGGCCTCGTGCGCGAGGACGTGGAGGCGCTCTGGCATCCGCGTGAAAAACGTGTGCTGTACGATCAGGAGTCCATCCTGGCTTTCGCCATCGGCAAGCCGTCTGAAGCGTTCGGTGACCGCTATCTGCCGTTCGATGAGGAGCGGGCTATCGCCCGCCTGCCGGGCCCGCCCTACGCCTTCATGGACCGTGTCGTAGACACCGTGGGTGCGGCCTGGGACCTGGAGGCCGGCGCAGCGGCCACAGTGGAGTACGACGTGCCCACGGACGGCTGGTATTTCGAGTCCAACCGCCAGGCGGATATGCCGTTCGCTGTACTGCTGGAGGTCGCGCTGCAACCGTGCGGCTGGCTGGCCGCGTATTGCGGCTCGGCTCTGACGAGTGAGACGGACCTCCGCTTCAGGAATCTGGGGGGACGCGCGGTCCAGAGACGGGCGGTGCGCCCGGACTCCGGTACGCTCACCACCGAGGTGCGGCTGACGGACGTGTCCCACTCGGGCGGCATGATCATCGAGCGCTTCGACATGCGCATGACCGACGCCCAGGGTGTGGTCTTCGAGGGCGATACCTACTTCGGCTTCTTCAGCGCGGAGTCCCTGGCCGACCAGATCGGCATCCGAGAGGCGGAGAAGTACGAGCCCACCCAGGCCGAGATGACTCAGGCCGTCAGCTTCGGCTACCCTACCGAGGCGCCCCATCCCGACGAGGGCTTCCGCATGCTGGCGAGCATCGACGTGCTCCTGCGCGAGGGTGGGCCCCACGGCCTCGGCTTCGTCCGGGGGAGCATCCCGGTGGATTCTGAGGCGTGGTTCTTCAAGGCACATTTCATGCATGACCCCGTGTGGCCGGGCTCCTTGGGGTGCGAGTCCTTCCTCCAGCTCCTCAAGGCGTACGCCACGGACCGGTGGCACGTCGATGCCGACACGGCGTGGCGGACGAACGGCCTGGGGCGTGAGCACAACTGGACCTATCGTGGCCAGGTGCTGCCCACCGACGCGAGGGTCGAGGTGGAAGCGGTCATCACCGAGGTGGACGATGAGGCTGGCCGCGTGATCGCATCCGGATACCTCACCGTGGACGGGCGCACCATTTACCACATGGGCGACTTCAGCGTCGAGATCGTGGGGGAAGCCGAATGA